Part of the Anopheles gambiae chromosome 3, idAnoGambNW_F1_1, whole genome shotgun sequence genome is shown below.
AAAACCGTCTTGTCgtcgtagcagcagcagcagcagaagcactCCGGCACAGAACGTTGTTAAGTAACATCAGGTGGAAATTTCCACGCGGTCCGCTCTAGCGTTCGGCCGGCTTGCCGGTGTCGATGATGTTTTTGCACTGACCGAATTTGCACCACCAAATTTGCCACTTCGGGCGAACGAGCTGCTGATTTTCCCTTTGTATGTACGGGTGCCGAAAACAGAGGCAGAAAATTACGCAGaatcacaccaacacacacgcgcacacatacaggcGTGCTCGTATTTTTGCAGCTGCCGCGCGGCTTTTGTGTACATTTGTGACAGACCTGTCAAAACGGTTGCATCGTGGGAGACCAGGTGgacatttttttcacttttttactttttactaCTAAAAGTCAATAACACAGGTAAAAAAGATTCAAattataaagaaataaaacataaatagggAAAATACCGTTATAAAAAGCGCATCCCACTatgcaaaattttaaattcaaatagaGTGACCAGCCAAAAGGCGGGCACATGGCGTTGCACAACTTCCTACTTTTCTCGAATATCAATCAATGCACCATCGAATCCATCGCATCCTTTTCGTAATTCCTTCCCATCGAAGCCATCATtgaacagtgtgtgtgtgcgcgcacgaGATACAGTGCACCGTGGCAAACATGTCCAAATTTCTTTCTCTTCGTCGCCCGACGACCATATCCAAATTGGCCCCTTTCGTACCACAGCATCCGGATGCACTGCCGCGTGAAATCGTTCCACAATGGGCCGATCTGCTGCCTTCGGCGAAGCTGCCCGACCGTTGCTGCCCAGTGCACGCGAAGGACCTTTCCCGAGGAGCACTAGGGCAACCGGTGTGGGAATTGCCCCCCGAGCATGGGTTTGATCTGCAGGATCCGGAGCTTCGGGTGGTTCGCCGGAGCTATCTTGAGCTGCACGATAAGCATTTGCGCGAATTCTGGACGAAAGCGcttaaaaaggtaaaaaaattGGTTGGAGTTGTAGGACAATAAACGAATTTTCagttatttttacattaatttctTTCAGAACTTGAAGCGCCGTGGGCTCATCAACAATGAAGAGAGAGTTATGTGCACGCTAAGGCAGCTCAACCAATATCGAAGCTTTCTTTTCCAGCATTATCGATTGCAGTTGAAGCGACTTCTGCAAAAGCTGGTAAATGTTTGCTTGGGGAATCAGATGCTTTTTAAGCTTATTTAACTAAAAATAACCTCGTTTTTGCAGGGAAGCGATAAGGCAATGGATGACCACACCGCTAAGGTACAAACGCACATGGAAACTATCCCAGGCTTTGAGGAAAAGTTGTTCATCAGACGTAATCGAGCCGCTGGAATCTATAGCAAGAAAATGGACGGGTAGGTAGAGAATTTCCATTTTGTATCCAATTTATTCAAGACCGCTTTTTATACATATCCATAAAGCTGGAAGCAAACAGTTGAAAAGTACAAACAGCAGATCACAAACATTGTGAGGAATAATGAGctgaaaaagcaacaaaatctcGCCGAAGGGCACCAGCGTGATTTGAAGAACATGCATCGTTACTACGAACTTTTAGATCTTCGCAAAAGGTTAGCTAATCAGTTTTAAGTAGAATTTCCCCCTTAAATCTCTTAAATTGTTGTAGAAAACTCCTAATACTCAAGCGACGATTGCGGGAACGAGACACCTCCCTCCAACGACGACTCCTCAGCAACCAAAGAAGAAGGCAGGAGATCAAAGCCCGAATGGTTTGTACACTTAGTTCGCTGGTGTTCAAATCGTCAACTCCACCACTGTAAACGGGCGCCTCTCTTTTCAGCAAATCGAGCACTTTCGCATGCACTACGTAGCGTACCTGAAAGAGCGCCACGAAAGCCGCCAGTGTTTGGAATCCTTCCTCACGCAGATGCAGCACAAGGTGCAGGACCGGAAGGAGATGTACGAGCGCAAGCACAAAAAGCTGGCCGAAGAGCTGGTGCGGCGCAAAGCGAGAAATCTAACGAGCAAATACCGACGGCGCAGCAAAGCCGCACTGGTGCAAGCGCTCCAGCGGGAGTGCAAGAAGAGTGTGCTAGCAAAGGCGGGCGGCGGGTCCGGTAGGGCGGCCGCGATGGCGCAGCAGGAACGCATCGAGCGTGCAATCGATGCGGCATACGCCATTCACACGGCCATCAGTCCCACGACCAGCAGCACCCAGATTATCGATACCGCCAGCCAGTTCGTGCTCGATCTGCGCGACATTCCGATCGATCCCTTGCCGCAGGATCAGCTCATAACGGCTTACGTCGTGTGTAAGCTGCGTGAAGCGATGAACGAGATCGTGGAACGCTCCGTGCAGGAAGCGCGCGAACTAATAGAGCAAGTGGCGGTTAAAAAGATCGAATCCCTCCACCAGGAAGAGCAGACGGTGCGGTCTTCCCTCTCGAGCCAGGGCAGCATCCCGAAGCTGCCCTCCTTTCTGACCCGGCCCGGCGACCGCAATCAGTCCCGCGTGTCGATGGGCCCGGTAGCGATCGTGGAACAGTACGAGACGGAAAGCTTCTCGCTGAAAAAGTGCCGCAACCGACCACCGACCCCCGTGACCTCGGTAACGTCGCTGGTCGAGCGTACGTTACGCCAGTCGCACGAGGAACGGGCAAGCATTAGTGCGCTGGAAGTGACGACCGAGGCAGCGCTGGATGTGTTGCAGCGCATCCAGTCCGATTCCTACCCGCTGATACACGTGATGCACAGCCAGCGGCGCTATCTGGAGGGCAACCTGCTCAAGTACCGCATGATCGTGCAACCGTACGTCGGTCAGCGCGTGCTGGCCGCCCTCGATCTGGAACGATTAGCCATCGTCAGGGACTTTGCGGACGAAGAGGACGATGAAGTCGATAACGGTGGGACGGATGCGGCGCGTGACTCGATTCTTCAGCGCACCGCTAGCGCGCTTTTGCGGTTTCCGGAAAGCAACCGCCAGTACGCAATCGCTCTCTGCGACACCGTCCACTTGCTATCAGTCCAGGCGATTGGAAAGATCCAGCAAATACTGAACGCACCGTAATCAAGGGTGTGACGACAAGTGCGGTTTCGCTTATCTAGCCAACTATCAGTTAGTTTTATTGTGCTTCGGCCCCACGAACAGAACGATTCCTTTGCAACAGAGAGAGTCTTAATAAAACGCGGTTTGTCTTTACACTTTACACGCTTACACGACTGGAAGGATGGAAGAGTAGAAAGCGGCTTCGAGCGGATGATGGTGGTTTTAGGCCAACATTTTCTGTAACCGACCGTCGTCGTACATCTTCTTGATGTCGGTACCGCCTCCGACAAAGTTGCCGCCAATAAACACGCGCGGCACCTGTTTTTGGGGAATATGAAGacacgcgagagagagagacattgAAATCAGATAAAGGCATGATTCATGAAGGCTGACGGGCCATAATCAGCAGTGCAAATGATGTCATTGTTGACCACTTACCGTGCGGGCACCGGTCAGCTCGCCGAGGACGGACTGAATCTCGTCACCATCGTTGCGCTTGTCCAGCTCGTAGCAGGCGTACTCCTGGTTCAGCTTCTTGAAGGGCTGTGAAGGGACATTAAACACCGGAAATCACACCTCAAAGCCACGTCAATTCCGATAGGCAACACGGGTTTTCCCCATGTTTTGAGTCAGCCGACTCCGAGCTTCAACTTACCTCTTTTGCCATGGTACAGTAAGGGCAGTAGGTCTTCGAGAAGATAACCACCTTATCCTTCGCGATAGCGCTCTTCACAAATTCCGCCACGGGACCGCTCATGTTTGCTGGAACGCTTCGGCTAACCAATGAACCCATAAAACGAACTGCGGCTGCGTTTTGTGTTGTTAAACTCTTTGGTGACTTTCACCTCCTGGCGTAATCGCTGGAACGGGGGAGAGCCTGACTGTGGGTGACAGTTTACAGTGGTTTCAGAACAACCCGGAACAAGGAAGAATGGGGGaagaaaagattaaaaaatcaaccaaacGTATTGCTTATTTACATGATATGAATGCATTTCAGTTATTTTAATCTGAAACTGCTCATTTATATGGATTTAATTACAAAAGGTGCTAATTTCacaaaaggaaacattttcaaaaattgcATTAGTGGTGAATATATGCTCCGACCTCAACTTGACACTCAACTCACCACGATCCGGCAGCTGTCaacagagtgaccagaaataccgattgaACAAAATGACCTTCAAAATTTGAATCTTTATTTCGAATGAAAATGCTTTAAAcattcagccgtaccggcgaactcgttcgacgaaaaacattcgtcgctcatgagtggacagggttgtaccgctaggttggccagtacaaaatctacacggttttcttatttttgatctagagggttatgaaatgagtgaaaatgagcgttgcggcgaacgttcccaggaacgaacgagttcgccggtacggctgattaACGCCATCTCTAAAATGATTCGCTAACTACTTTGACACAAGCGAAAAACTGCTGGATGTGCGTTATGTTTTCCTCCCCAAATTCCAACGCGCATTTTTTTATCCATTTCTCGcttcttttgttgttatttggaAACATATAAAATGATTTGTCCAATTATTCTtacaaaatcttgcctcaccCTTCCATTCGCTATTTGTTTTTGGAATTCTTGTTTCATTCCTAAGCAGCCACGAACAGAGCTCATTTTGACAGAGGTGATCGCCTCCATTGCAAATGGCAGtgctttcgtgtgggacacttttgtaacgcaaGTGCCACGTTGGTTCATCGGTGACCTAAGGTCCGTGACTGGGTTTCGTCAGATGCGATTAAATCGAACGTGCTGTTAAAATAGTATAGAGGACTTGACAGATAACGGTGATTAATTAACAGATATCGATAGGACGTATGATTTCGtcatacagtctttccccgagttacgcgaataatgcgttccgcaGACATTCGCataactcggattttcgcgtaagtcgaatatcacatgttacagcaaaaatatactttatttatcataatttttgattgaagttagttcatttatgtaatttaatacttatttgatgcaattggtgtagaaaatttggttatttatcggtaattatttttcatttgacatttgatggagaaaattgtactgatttgacatctgaactgtcaaaaataaaaattcgcgtaactcgaattcgcgtaactcgagtgtcgcgtaactcggggaaagactgtacaacggaataaaaaaaaaacagatttgaTCAGTCAGTGTAATTATTTAAGATTTCTAGGAacaatctgtttttttttatcatttaattaaataccttatccaaataatcgcaatttcaatcaaaattGTCAATCGAAATAGTTCACGATAGcaccgataaaatcgcatccgatggagtcCTGCCACGGCTCCAAGCGGGCCACGTGGAGCCCCAAGAAATGGAATTCGCCACGGCTTAGTAGAAAATGTACGTCTCAATCCTTCTTTGCCTTGTTCAATTTTCAGATTGACACTTCAGCAGGACCTGCATTCGTGTGGccgctgaaccaaatctagTCCATCGCCTTGAAATTGATAAAGGATGCTTTTTCTTGTATTATGGAACTTTCATTTTGCATATAAGACCCCCACCACCTCCCGGTCAACACTTCTTTCTAACTGTGTTTCAATTGTTAAAACCTTCCAAAAATTATCGATAAAATTTTAGTGCTCCCAgcgaaaaccgccaaaataatctggtcACACTGGCTGTCAGGCGAATGACAGTTCTCGAACCAATCGCAAACAGTGGTGGTGAAAAAGGCAATTCCGTGTGAAAAGCCGATCTCGGAAAAGGGCTTAAATTTAAGGCCCCTTTTTCACGTGTAAATTACATTCACGCGCCTCCGATTTGTCGCCCGGCTGGTACGGCAAGGTAAGTGGTACAATTTTCACTAACACTGGGAAGGAAAAAGGGGACAAAAATCCCGCATAATAAATCAAAAGTTCCTCCACCACGGTGGGATGGAAGCATCGCGAAAAGCATCGATGCATCCCGCACACATTCGGCCATGTTTGATCGTGTTGGCTACGTTGATGGAATCCGTCTTGTGCCCGGAAACCGTCCGGCAGGAAAACCAAAATAACATTTCTTTTGTATTGGctaaactttttttaaatatttcttatAATGTACACCTCCCAACCGAGTTTCccttacgcacacacatacacatccgCCTACaacaccttcctttccctAAAAGTCGCATTTGGaaatcgcgcacacacacacaaacttgcTTGTAATATTTCGTCGCcaaatgaaacacacacacaaaaagtcTCTTAATCGAAACTTGTTTCGCTTCGTTTCTTATTATTATCCTTGCTATACTTGAAGATTATTCCAAGTTTCCGTCTACCGCCGCCGGGTTATTAGCCGTCGAAGCGATCGTAATCGTCGTCCCTCGGAAGaagtcgccgtcgtcgtcgtcgtcgtgaaAATCCGTGTTCCGGTTCCGGTTTCCGAGTGCATCGGACAGCGCGCGACTATTTTATTACCACGACCCCCCGCCGGTTCCGTCCTTCTAACCGCGCGTGTTAGGCCCGCGAGCAAACCATATTACGCGTATAACTCCCCCCCGTATCCATTGCATCCTCCGCGTGCCCCGGCCCCGGGGCATGAGCAAAGCGGTCAAGATAGATTCGACAAGCGAAAGCGGGCGGGAGCTGCCGCCCGGTACGTTCAAGCTCTTCATCGGCAATGTGGACGAGAAGACGCAGCCGTCCGAGCTGCGGCCACTATTCGAAAAGTACGGCACGGTCGTCGAGTGCGACGTGGTGAAGAACTTCGGGTTCGTGCACATGGAGAACGAGGACCAGGGGCGGGAAGCGATCCAGCACCTGAACGGGTACGTGATCGGCGGGCAGCCGATCAAGGTGGAGGCGGCCCGGAGCCGCCGAGCCCCGAACGCCAACACGACCAAGATCTTCGTCGGCAACCTGACGGACAAGACGCGCGCGCCGCAGGTCCGCGAGCTGTTTCAGAAGTTCGGCTCCGTCGTGGAGTGCGACATCGTGCGCAACTACGGCTTCGTGCATCTCGACCCGACCGGCGACGTGAACGAAGCGATCCGCGAGCTGAACGGCATGATGGTGGACGGCCAGCCGATGAAGGTGCAGGTGTCCACCAGCCGGGTCCGGCCGAAGCCGGGCATGGGCGACCCGGAACAGTGCTACCGGTGCGGCCGGGCCGGCCACTGGTCGAAGGAGTGCCCGCGCCTGATCTGGGCCGAGCGGGGCTTCCGCGAGCGCAGCATGTACGCGCGGGATCCGtatccgccgccgccgccgccgcccttCCTTCGCGATCGTATAATGGACGGATTTCGGGTAAAAATCGAACGCTCAccactctcacacactctcCGCCATCCCTCCTGCtcgctctcttgctctctttctgctatccttcttttttgtcaCAATCCGCACGTTCCGTACGTTTCCGTTAGTTCCTTTTTGCTTTCTATCTTCCAGTAGAGTTTCCCTtttaaaaaaagcgaaacattTTGCTATAGCACGACACGATTTGGCTTGCATTTCTGCCATTTAAATGacaccaaacacaaacacactcatggcgaaaaacaaaattcctcTAAAGTAGTGCTGTGCGAAGCGTTCCCCTTTCAACAAGCCCTATTTCTCGCCTTTCCCCATGTATTCGCttccaccaaaaaaaactccacacgTGTCTGCTTACCTTTTGGCGCTATGTCGACGCTTAATAATTCGTCCTAACGTCCTCCTCCGCCTTCCTATAGGACACCTTTGACTACTACGACCGGTATGAGGATCCGCGCGACCTGTTCGAACGCCGGTACGGCATCCGGGGACGTGATTTTCCCCCCATGAGGCGGGAACCGATGCCGCCGATACCGCCCCTGATGCGGCGCAGCGTCACGGAAAGCAGccgggccagcagcagcagctacgaGGCGATCTTTAGCCGCCGAACGCCACCACCGGCCAGCCGGAACGGTACGAGCAGCATCAGCCGGTTCGGCGTGTACGAAGACTTTAGCCGCGACTCGTTCGACGATCGGCGTGGGCTGCGCGGACCGTCGCCCACCCATCGATACGCACCGTACTGAGACGGATGGAATTAGGGCGGCGGACCACTCCGCCGCCATTGTGGTGGGAAAACGGGGGAGAATTTCTGACAAATTCGATGGACATGGAATCGAATGTTGCTCACAGCCGATGGAATTTAGTGGGGGAGGGATATTCGTGTTGAATCGCGCAACAactgcaacaaaacacactcaaaTGTTTGTGTATTGCACACACTCTACTGCAAAAGGGATGGAAAAGGGGGACGTAAAGATTGATTGTGGAGCCAGTGCCACACGTGGCGGCCCCTATACCATGCTCTGGTTGGACGCAATGATGCTGCAAGGTTGTACTTACAGCTGTTTAGAAACTGTAAAACGAAGAGAACAGAGAGGCAAACAAGGCATATTACAATTATCCGTTGTTATCTGTAAagagaggggagggggtggtACACTATTGCAGCTATAGTGCCCGGGTTTACCGAGAAAACGTCCTAGAAAGGAATAACAAATTCTCACCAATCGTGGCGAGAGTGCATTTCCTCTGCAAAACATTTCTTCATCCATATTTTAGTTTACACATTGTGAAGTATTTTCACCCAGTAGTTCGTATGAACTATTTTATCAGCGTTACTCATCCTCATTTGGACTTTTTTCTTTGtgctttttctgttttgtcgCTTTTATGTGTTTAACCGTTGCTACATTACAGTACAGCCGTAAATATTGTAAAGTTCTTAACGCGCTAGatggagagggagagagaggattAACAAGGGGCGGGATatgattcctttttttatgtgttcatGTATGATCATTTGACATTGAAATCTTGACGTCCTTGCGGAGGATTTACAAAGTCAGCAGTCTCGTGCTGAGACCGAATGATGAGCAAAGAGATCACGAACAGAGTGCAGAGAAACGGGCTACAACTGAAAGCTATAACTTGTAATAACTATTCTTAAGCTACTACTGAAAGATATAATAAAacgaaatgttttaaaataccTTAACGAATGAAAAGTGTCTTTGAAAAGTCTTTATTTTCCCCAAAGAAGGATGGTAACCTGCCATGGCCTGCCTGTCTGCTCTACACGGGAGGTGTGTAGATACGAAAGCTTCACTATTCTAATCACAGTACAGTAAATTATGTTCTTTTCCATCTGTAGTTCTCCCTGCGCTGCACCTACAGCTCCTTCCAGCCGTATTTATTCTTGTCCTTTCCCTTGTCCCGGGAGTCCTTGCCGTAATCCTTCGATCCTTTCGAGTCGGCATACTTTCCCTGCTCCTGtctgggcggtggtggtggtggcgatgaTCCTTCCGTCTTTTCAGGTGGACAGTAACAGCACCGTTGCTGCGAGTCTAGGTACGATTTGCAGCCGAGCGTGAGCGTGCCGGTAAACAGCATCTTGGCGGCCGCTTTACAACCTGCGGAATTAGGGAATGGATATTTTAGAAAGGATAGAAAAGGGATAGCGAagcgatgccttgtgattggaatctcggcatcatttGATATTCATCAGGATCGTCTTGTCCATTTCCGAAACGGAATTCCGGGGAAAATCAACCAAtcatcttcaccatgcggcagatatTGGAGAAGATGGTAGAATACAGACCCGACATATGTATCATATcacttcattgacttcaaagctgcatatgatagcatcttcctttttttttggcactaCAACCATTGTCGGCCAAAGCCTGCCTCTGTACCCCACTAGtggacttggctttcagtgacttactgatTACACATAGCAGGATTGTCAGGACGTATGGAGCGGCGCCCGGTCCATTTGGAGCTTGAACCCAAGTCAGGTACATATTTTGttaaagtcgtacgagttgacgactgtaccactagACCGGTTCAATGATGTGAtggcatagccagggtaaaactatacgacgctatgagcggGACGACTCTGGAATCCatgccaaactgataaggctcaTTAGAATGACTATCACTGAATGAATAAATCACTTGCCAGGtgaaggtggatggaaaaggactgcgccagggggacggacTTGTCtatctcctattcaacttggcgctagagtgggccatccgcgactcgaggatggagactacgggaaccatcttctataagtcaacccagattcTGGCATACGCTgctgatatagacatcatatGTCTACGGCTCTCCCATGTAGCTGAAGCCTACtaaagggatcgagcaggcggcagagaacctcgcatggcagataaacgaggcaaagaccaaactgatggtggcagtAAGAGCTGCCCTACCCAAAAAATCCAAAGGTCAAAGGATTCATCATGGTAGCTGAGTTTCGTGCAAGGATGCTgcctgccaaccggtcattctgcAGCGTGAGAAATCAGTTGAAATCAAAGAAACCGTCCCGACCGACGAATCTGGAACTAAATAGCacttatatagtaccagtattCATatcaagaaggtgttcgacagcgatccccagtttggcataaggcgcaggggagTAAAGCGAACACGATGGCTGGATCAGATGAAGCGAcagcctctgagacatggacgcTGTCCAAATCGGACGAAATCCTCCTAGCcacgttcgagaggaagatgctcagaaggatactcaTGTTCCCGTATGTGGGGAAGGATAATGAAAGATGCGTTATaacgacgagctatacgagatgtacggcgacctcagaATCGTGTCACCTTTGACTACTACGACCGGTATGAGGATCCGCGCGACCTGTTCGAACGCCGGTATGGCATCCGGGGACGTGATTTTCAAGCTCGTTAGGCTcctgttgtacgcatggaaacgaacGACCCAACCCGTAAAGTCTTGTTAGGTTGTctacaaggacagaggaggcgtggtatgcccaaattgaggtggcaggTTGGCGTAGAgacgtccgccattaaggccgggataacgatTTGGTAGACGAAGGTGCGAGACCGTAAGCGATTTTGGACACTTCTGCGGCAGGACAAGAGGCTTTGCGGTTGCAGCGCCGAATAAGTAAGCAATTTTAGAAAGGCGAGCTGAAATCTGCATTCTAGTGAATTCTGTCTTACCCTTCACTACGATATCGCCCACCACGTTCTTCTCGTAATCGTCGCAGTACCGATAGAGGCAGCGCTTAAAATCCAAATCGCACAGCTCCTTATCGCTGTTGCACGTGTCGTAGCAGATATCGTGCGCATTGCAGCACTGCTCCATCTCGACGGCCGGCAGATATTCCGTGCTAA
Proteins encoded:
- the LOC1270818 gene encoding uncharacterized protein LOC1270818 is translated as MGSLVSRSVPANMSGPVAEFVKSAIAKDKVVIFSKTYCPYCTMAKEPFKKLNQEYACYELDKRNDGDEIQSVLGELTGARTVPRVFIGGNFVGGGTDIKKMYDDGRLQKMLA
- the LOC1270816 gene encoding group XIIA secretory phospholipase A2 — translated: MQIPYMKVAIYSLTFLTYAYTGYGSNMIANLRDAIIAAEAVFGDVMKNVLHVAKKFKVVHEVFDAAVEENCVYKCPGDITPTRNKFYVPQSDGCGSLGMKISTEYLPAVEMEQCCNAHDICYDTCNSDKELCDLDFKRCLYRYCDDYEKNVVGDIVVKGCKAAAKMLFTGTLTLGCKSYLDSQQRCCYCPPEKTEGSSPPPPPPRQEQGKYADSKGSKDYGKDSRDKGKDKNKYGWKEL
- the LOC133393272 gene encoding RNA-binding protein lark, whose amino-acid sequence is MSKAVKIDSTSESGRELPPGTFKLFIGNVDEKTQPSELRPLFEKYGTVVECDVVKNFGFVHMENEDQGREAIQHLNGYVIGGQPIKVEAARSRRAPNANTTKIFVGNLTDKTRAPQVRELFQKFGSVVECDIVRNYGFVHLDPTGDVNEAIRELNGMMVDGQPMKVQVSTSRVRPKPGMGDPEQCYRCGRAGHWSKECPRLIWAERGFRERSMYARDPYPPPPPPPFLRDRIMDGFRDTFDYYDRYEDPRDLFERRYGIRGRDFPPMRREPMPPIPPLMRRSVTESSRASSSSYEAIFSRRTPPPASRNGTSSISRFGVYEDFSRDSFDDRRGLRGPSPTHRYAPY
- the LOC1270819 gene encoding uncharacterized protein LOC1270819, with protein sequence MSKFLSLRRPTTISKLAPFVPQHPDALPREIVPQWADLLPSAKLPDRCCPVHAKDLSRGALGQPVWELPPEHGFDLQDPELRVVRRSYLELHDKHLREFWTKALKKNLKRRGLINNEERVMCTLRQLNQYRSFLFQHYRLQLKRLLQKLGSDKAMDDHTAKVQTHMETIPGFEEKLFIRRNRAAGIYSKKMDGWKQTVEKYKQQITNIVRNNELKKQQNLAEGHQRDLKNMHRYYELLDLRKRKLLILKRRLRERDTSLQRRLLSNQRRRQEIKARMQIEHFRMHYVAYLKERHESRQCLESFLTQMQHKVQDRKEMYERKHKKLAEELVRRKARNLTSKYRRRSKAALVQALQRECKKSVLAKAGGGSGRAAAMAQQERIERAIDAAYAIHTAISPTTSSTQIIDTASQFVLDLRDIPIDPLPQDQLITAYVVCKLREAMNEIVERSVQEARELIEQVAVKKIESLHQEEQTVRSSLSSQGSIPKLPSFLTRPGDRNQSRVSMGPVAIVEQYETESFSLKKCRNRPPTPVTSVTSLVERTLRQSHEERASISALEVTTEAALDVLQRIQSDSYPLIHVMHSQRRYLEGNLLKYRMIVQPYVGQRVLAALDLERLAIVRDFADEEDDEVDNGGTDAARDSILQRTASALLRFPESNRQYAIALCDTVHLLSVQAIGKIQQILNAP